The following coding sequences are from one Nicotiana tabacum cultivar K326 chromosome 1, ASM71507v2, whole genome shotgun sequence window:
- the LOC107781316 gene encoding putative polyamine transporter At1g31830 isoform X2, with protein sequence MKLRVSAYREAAISMGELNGAEYIEVPSPRANNAKKVSLLPLIFLIFYEVSGGPFGVEDTVHAAGPLFALLGFLIFPLIWSVPEALITAEMGTMFPENGGYVVWVSSALGPYWGFQQGWMKWLSGVIDNALYPVMFLDYLKSAIPALGGGLPRILAVLALTLVLTYMNYRGLTIVGWVAVSLGILSILPFVVMGLISIPKLKPARWLVADVHSIDWNLYLNTLFWNLNYWDSISTLAGEVHNPKKTLPKALFYAVILVVLSYFFPLLIGTGAVPLDRDSWTDGYFSDIAKILGGVWLRCWVQGAAAVSNMGMFMAEMSSDSFQLLGMAERGMLPEFFAKRSRHGTPLIGILFSASGVILLSWLSFQEIVAAENFLYCFGMILEFIAFVWLRIKYPNATRPFKIPGGTIGAVLLCIPPAILIGVVLAFSSIKVMVVSLVAVAIGLVLQPCLKFIEKKRWLKFSISSDLPDITSHGPLLH encoded by the exons ATG AAACTCAGGGTTTCAGCTTATAGAGAAGCTGCAATTTCAATGGGAGAACTTAATGGTGCAGAATACATAGAGGTTCCATCTCCTAGAGCAAATAATGCTAAGAAAGTTTCACTCTTGCCTCTAATTTTCCTCATTTTCTATGAGGTTTCTGGTGGTCCTTTTGGTGTTGAGGACACTGTTCATGCAGCTGGTCCTCTTTTTGCTCTTCTTGGATTCTTGATTTTCCCTTTAATATGGAGTGTTCCTGAGGCACTCATTACTGCTGAAATGGGCACTATGTTCCCTGAAAATGGTGGTTATGTTGTGTGGGTTTCTTCCGCTTTAGGTCCATATTGGGGCTTTCAGCAAGGTTGGATGAAATGGCTGAGTGGAGTCATTGACAACGCACTTTACCCCGTTATGTTCTTAGATTACCTAAAATCAGCTATCCCTGCATTAGGTGGTGGGCTTCCTAGGATTCTAGCTGTTTTGGCTCTTACTCTGGTTCTCACTTACATGAACTACAGAGGTTTAACCATTGTAGGATGGGTTGCTGTTTCGCTTGGTATTTTGTCGATCCTTCCTTTTGTCGTTATGGGGCTCATTTCGATTCCCAAATTAAAGCCTGCTAGATGGCTAGTGGCAGATGTACACAGTATTGATTGGAACTTGTATCTGAATACTCTCTTCTGGAATCTGAATTATTGGGATTCAATAAGTACTCTTGCCGGAGAAGTACATAACCCGAAAAAGACTCTACCTAAAGCTTTGTTTTATGCTGTTATTTTAGTTGTTCTGTCCTACTTTTTCCCCTTGTTGATTGGTACTGGTGCTGTTCCCCTTGACCGTGACTCGTGGACAGATGGATATTTCTCAGATATAGCTAAAATACTTGGTGGAGTTTGGCTTAGATGTTGGGTTCAAGGGGCTGCTGCAGTATCAAATATGGGGATGTTTATGGCTGAGATGAGTAGTGACTCTTTTCAGTTACTTGGTATGGCAGAGAGGGGAATGCTCCCTGAGTTTTTCGCAAAAAGATCTCGTCACGGAACTCCTTTAATTGGGATTCTCTTCTCAGCTTCTGGTGTGATTTTACTTTCGTGGCTGAGCTTTCAGGAAATAGTAGCTGCAGAAAATTTCTTGTATTGCTTTGGAATGATCTTGGAATTTATAGCATTTGTATGGTTAAGGATTAAGTACCCCAATGCAACACGCCCTTTCAAGATACCAGGTGGAACCATTGGAGCCGTCCTGTTGTGCATACCTCCGGCCATTCTCATTGGTGTTGTGTTGGCCTTCTCTTCGATTAAAGTTATGGTTGTAAGCCTGGTCGCTGTTGCAATTGGGTTGGTGTTGCAACCATGTCTTAAGTTTATTGAGAAGAAAAGATGGTTGAAGTTCTCCATTAGTTCTGATCTTCCTGATATCACGTCACATGGACCTTTACTTCATTGA
- the LOC107781316 gene encoding putative polyamine transporter At1g31830 isoform X3 yields the protein MGELNGAEYIEVPSPRANNAKKVSLLPLIFLIFYEVSGGPFGVEDTVHAAGPLFALLGFLIFPLIWSVPEALITAEMGTMFPENGGYVVWVSSALGPYWGFQQGWMKWLSGVIDNALYPVMFLDYLKSAIPALGGGLPRILAVLALTLVLTYMNYRGLTIVGWVAVSLGILSILPFVVMGLISIPKLKPARWLVADVHSIDWNLYLNTLFWNLNYWDSISTLAGEVHNPKKTLPKALFYAVILVVLSYFFPLLIGTGAVPLDRDSWTDGYFSDIAKILGGVWLRCWVQGAAAVSNMGMFMAEMSSDSFQLLGMAERGMLPEFFAKRSRHGTPLIGILFSASGVILLSWLSFQEIVAAENFLYCFGMILEFIAFVWLRIKYPNATRPFKIPGGTIGAVLLCIPPAILIGVVLAFSSIKVMVVSLVAVAIGLVLQPCLKFIEKKRWLKFSISSDLPDITSHGPLLH from the coding sequence ATGGGAGAACTTAATGGTGCAGAATACATAGAGGTTCCATCTCCTAGAGCAAATAATGCTAAGAAAGTTTCACTCTTGCCTCTAATTTTCCTCATTTTCTATGAGGTTTCTGGTGGTCCTTTTGGTGTTGAGGACACTGTTCATGCAGCTGGTCCTCTTTTTGCTCTTCTTGGATTCTTGATTTTCCCTTTAATATGGAGTGTTCCTGAGGCACTCATTACTGCTGAAATGGGCACTATGTTCCCTGAAAATGGTGGTTATGTTGTGTGGGTTTCTTCCGCTTTAGGTCCATATTGGGGCTTTCAGCAAGGTTGGATGAAATGGCTGAGTGGAGTCATTGACAACGCACTTTACCCCGTTATGTTCTTAGATTACCTAAAATCAGCTATCCCTGCATTAGGTGGTGGGCTTCCTAGGATTCTAGCTGTTTTGGCTCTTACTCTGGTTCTCACTTACATGAACTACAGAGGTTTAACCATTGTAGGATGGGTTGCTGTTTCGCTTGGTATTTTGTCGATCCTTCCTTTTGTCGTTATGGGGCTCATTTCGATTCCCAAATTAAAGCCTGCTAGATGGCTAGTGGCAGATGTACACAGTATTGATTGGAACTTGTATCTGAATACTCTCTTCTGGAATCTGAATTATTGGGATTCAATAAGTACTCTTGCCGGAGAAGTACATAACCCGAAAAAGACTCTACCTAAAGCTTTGTTTTATGCTGTTATTTTAGTTGTTCTGTCCTACTTTTTCCCCTTGTTGATTGGTACTGGTGCTGTTCCCCTTGACCGTGACTCGTGGACAGATGGATATTTCTCAGATATAGCTAAAATACTTGGTGGAGTTTGGCTTAGATGTTGGGTTCAAGGGGCTGCTGCAGTATCAAATATGGGGATGTTTATGGCTGAGATGAGTAGTGACTCTTTTCAGTTACTTGGTATGGCAGAGAGGGGAATGCTCCCTGAGTTTTTCGCAAAAAGATCTCGTCACGGAACTCCTTTAATTGGGATTCTCTTCTCAGCTTCTGGTGTGATTTTACTTTCGTGGCTGAGCTTTCAGGAAATAGTAGCTGCAGAAAATTTCTTGTATTGCTTTGGAATGATCTTGGAATTTATAGCATTTGTATGGTTAAGGATTAAGTACCCCAATGCAACACGCCCTTTCAAGATACCAGGTGGAACCATTGGAGCCGTCCTGTTGTGCATACCTCCGGCCATTCTCATTGGTGTTGTGTTGGCCTTCTCTTCGATTAAAGTTATGGTTGTAAGCCTGGTCGCTGTTGCAATTGGGTTGGTGTTGCAACCATGTCTTAAGTTTATTGAGAAGAAAAGATGGTTGAAGTTCTCCATTAGTTCTGATCTTCCTGATATCACGTCACATGGACCTTTACTTCATTGA
- the LOC107781316 gene encoding putative polyamine transporter At1g31830 isoform X1, protein MVPTTSSESESKSSFHKVSNAKPQLAVSVADKKLSGNGATVQTEALTSTATDKSLQNGDNQKLRVSAYREAAISMGELNGAEYIEVPSPRANNAKKVSLLPLIFLIFYEVSGGPFGVEDTVHAAGPLFALLGFLIFPLIWSVPEALITAEMGTMFPENGGYVVWVSSALGPYWGFQQGWMKWLSGVIDNALYPVMFLDYLKSAIPALGGGLPRILAVLALTLVLTYMNYRGLTIVGWVAVSLGILSILPFVVMGLISIPKLKPARWLVADVHSIDWNLYLNTLFWNLNYWDSISTLAGEVHNPKKTLPKALFYAVILVVLSYFFPLLIGTGAVPLDRDSWTDGYFSDIAKILGGVWLRCWVQGAAAVSNMGMFMAEMSSDSFQLLGMAERGMLPEFFAKRSRHGTPLIGILFSASGVILLSWLSFQEIVAAENFLYCFGMILEFIAFVWLRIKYPNATRPFKIPGGTIGAVLLCIPPAILIGVVLAFSSIKVMVVSLVAVAIGLVLQPCLKFIEKKRWLKFSISSDLPDITSHGPLLH, encoded by the exons ATGGTGCCAACAACTTCATCAGAATCTGAAAGCAAATCCTCCTTTCATAAGGTTTCTAAtgctaagccacaacttgcagtTTCAGTAGCGGATAAGAAATTATCTGGGAATGGTGCAACAGTTCAGACTGAAGCTCTAACATCAACAGCCACCGATAAATCTTTGCAGAATGGTGATAATCAG AAACTCAGGGTTTCAGCTTATAGAGAAGCTGCAATTTCAATGGGAGAACTTAATGGTGCAGAATACATAGAGGTTCCATCTCCTAGAGCAAATAATGCTAAGAAAGTTTCACTCTTGCCTCTAATTTTCCTCATTTTCTATGAGGTTTCTGGTGGTCCTTTTGGTGTTGAGGACACTGTTCATGCAGCTGGTCCTCTTTTTGCTCTTCTTGGATTCTTGATTTTCCCTTTAATATGGAGTGTTCCTGAGGCACTCATTACTGCTGAAATGGGCACTATGTTCCCTGAAAATGGTGGTTATGTTGTGTGGGTTTCTTCCGCTTTAGGTCCATATTGGGGCTTTCAGCAAGGTTGGATGAAATGGCTGAGTGGAGTCATTGACAACGCACTTTACCCCGTTATGTTCTTAGATTACCTAAAATCAGCTATCCCTGCATTAGGTGGTGGGCTTCCTAGGATTCTAGCTGTTTTGGCTCTTACTCTGGTTCTCACTTACATGAACTACAGAGGTTTAACCATTGTAGGATGGGTTGCTGTTTCGCTTGGTATTTTGTCGATCCTTCCTTTTGTCGTTATGGGGCTCATTTCGATTCCCAAATTAAAGCCTGCTAGATGGCTAGTGGCAGATGTACACAGTATTGATTGGAACTTGTATCTGAATACTCTCTTCTGGAATCTGAATTATTGGGATTCAATAAGTACTCTTGCCGGAGAAGTACATAACCCGAAAAAGACTCTACCTAAAGCTTTGTTTTATGCTGTTATTTTAGTTGTTCTGTCCTACTTTTTCCCCTTGTTGATTGGTACTGGTGCTGTTCCCCTTGACCGTGACTCGTGGACAGATGGATATTTCTCAGATATAGCTAAAATACTTGGTGGAGTTTGGCTTAGATGTTGGGTTCAAGGGGCTGCTGCAGTATCAAATATGGGGATGTTTATGGCTGAGATGAGTAGTGACTCTTTTCAGTTACTTGGTATGGCAGAGAGGGGAATGCTCCCTGAGTTTTTCGCAAAAAGATCTCGTCACGGAACTCCTTTAATTGGGATTCTCTTCTCAGCTTCTGGTGTGATTTTACTTTCGTGGCTGAGCTTTCAGGAAATAGTAGCTGCAGAAAATTTCTTGTATTGCTTTGGAATGATCTTGGAATTTATAGCATTTGTATGGTTAAGGATTAAGTACCCCAATGCAACACGCCCTTTCAAGATACCAGGTGGAACCATTGGAGCCGTCCTGTTGTGCATACCTCCGGCCATTCTCATTGGTGTTGTGTTGGCCTTCTCTTCGATTAAAGTTATGGTTGTAAGCCTGGTCGCTGTTGCAATTGGGTTGGTGTTGCAACCATGTCTTAAGTTTATTGAGAAGAAAAGATGGTTGAAGTTCTCCATTAGTTCTGATCTTCCTGATATCACGTCACATGGACCTTTACTTCATTGA